One Trichoderma asperellum chromosome 5, complete sequence genomic region harbors:
- a CDS encoding uncharacterized protein (EggNog:ENOG41~TransMembrane:5 (n24-34c38/39o54-74i86-106o126-146i227-246o252-271i)) produces MSGAQFLSRRILRATALRLLNRRFAFAIAATATFSAKSVHIYAHLDALQKRDLLLWGLSFFSQDTVFLLVIRMVMDQSLGSALSTLVTLMVLFLLATAAVSESFFFTTGTELQWRNVALAGDSSSWSTLSAGWISCLLSSIALFVIAQIFQYPFDRVSSCALEILKWPVSFISNKLPVLNHCSLSGATYKHLSQQDVEYIEEVYKDDELEDQRLENDTVQPAKCSSYLRLFVGLVLVAQVMCTVTRPTNHSLIFMSWTLPLMPFVDVIFSAPSLASLLAMSGNVDDALHNVTALGEPIPWTWLPNNMSLQGFEDWYETGKKHYRALADPLKISNLEEDLLLPLRANLDDVPIRHVLLVKLESTRKDVFPIKKNGYIWNRLAHSFGNSSLPAEAQERLSTLTTTAKYLTGDLSDGFGEKSGTPRGGINANNAFTASTYTLKSLVGTHCGISPLAADFNVEMDHHIYQPCLPHIFEALNQLNHSDDEISSHNFTSYKWKTAFMQSVTLRYDKQDRLMPKIGFTHPLGSFELKDKAAKLGPVDLPDINYYGMPERAIEDYLRDAFASAKKNNERVFLSHLTSSTHHDFGLPKDENRVPLANDPDLEDLSRYLNTVGFVDRWLNRILHILDEEGVADETLLVAVGDHGLSIAERRSITPYSNPHVANYHVPLVLSHPKLPSITIDDPVTSIQILPTILDLLLETKSLAKSEAEAVRDMIQNYEGQSLLRPLQKFSEINGQGGWQHTVMNPGGSTVSVRDARQPNWRLIVPVFGNYEWRFTNLETDPHEDAPLVSYDFKTLLRIVQEAFGPEAATWVKEAATVTRWWTDENYKRWRYNK; encoded by the coding sequence ATGAGTGGCGCTCAATTTCTCTCCAGGCGTATTCTGAGAGCGACTGCCCTTCGCCTCCTAAATCGTCGATTTGCTTTTGCCATAGCAGCGACAGCTACGTTCAGCGCCAAGTCAGTCCACATATATGCTCATCTCGATGCGTTGCAGAAGAGAGATCTGCTCCTTTGGgggctctctttcttctcacaAGACACGGTATTTCTATTAGTTATTCGCATGGTCATGGATCAGTCCCTGGGCAGCGCTTTATCCACATTGGTCACACTTATGGTGCTGTTTCTGCTTGCGACAGCCGCAGTATCCGAatcctttttcttcactACAGGGACAGAACTGCAGTGGCGCAATGTTGCTCTGGCCGGTGATTCGTCTTCATGGTCAACACTCTCAGCAGGGTGGATATCATGTTTATTATCATCTATCGCTTTGTTTGTGATTGCACAGATATTCCAGTATCCCTTTGATAGAGTATCCAGCTGTGCACTGGAGATATTAAAGTGGCCGGTCTCATTTATTTCCAATAAGCTGCCGGTATTGAATCACTGCAGCTTATCAGGAGCGACGTATAAGCATCTATCTCAACAGGATGTGGAATACATTGAAGAGGTTTACAAGGACGATGAACTTGAGGATCAGAGACTAGAGAACGATACTGTGCAGCCAGCCAAATGCTCATCTTATCTGAGACTATTTGTTGGCCTTGTATTGGTAGCCCAGGTCATGTGTACAGTTACGCGGCCAACAAATCACTCGCTTATATTCATGTCCTGGACATTACCGCTTATGCCATTTGTGGATGTCATCTTCTCAGCGCCTTCTTTAGCCAGTCTCCTTGCAATGTCAGGCAATGTCGATGACGCGCTACATAACGTTACGGCTTTAGGCGAACCGATTCCGTGGACTTGGTTACCAAATAACATGTCACTTCAAGGGTTTGAAGATTGGTATGAAACGGGCAAAAAACATTACAGAGCTTTGGCTGACCCACTGAAAATTTCAAatcttgaagaagatttgcttctgcctctccgGGCCAATCTAGACGATGTTCCCATCCGACATGTTTTGCTAGTCAAACTTGAGAGCACGCGCAAAGATGTCTTTCCAATCAAGAAAAACGGCTATATATGGAATCGTCTCGCTCATTCATTTGGGAATTCGTCGCTGCCGGCGGAAGCGCAAGAAAGGCTGTCTACCCTTACCACGACTGCGAAGTACCTTACCGGAGACTTGAGCGACGGTTTTGGTGAAAAATCTGGCACACCACGCGGTGGTATCAATGCGAATAACGCTTTTACTGCCAGTACTTACACGTTGAAGAGCTTAGTTGGGACGCATTGCGGCATAAGCCCACTAGCTGCTGATTTCAACGTTGAGATGGACCATCATATCTACCAACCCTGTCTGCCTCATATTTTTGAAGCATTGAACCAGCTAAATCACAGCGACGATGAGATATCGAGCCATAATTTTACGTCGTACAAGTGGAAAACTGCTTTCATGCAGTCAGTAACGTTAAGATATGACAAACAGGATCGCCTCATGCCGAAGATAGGATTCACTCACCCGCTAGGTTCTTTTGAATTGAAGGATAAGGCAGCCAAGCTCGGACCAGTCGACCTACCCGATATTAACTACTACGGCATGCCTGAACGTGCTATAGAAGACTACTTGCGGGATGCTTTTGCGTCAGCTAAGAAAAATAATGAAAGAGTCTTCTTATCCCACTTGACGAGCTCGACGCATCACGATTTTGGCTTGCCAAAAGACGAGAACCGTGTGCCGCTGGCTAACGACCCCGACCTTGAAGATCTTTCACGCTACCTCAACACGGTGGGCTTTGTTGATCGCTGGTTGAATAGAATTCTTCACATcttggatgaagaaggcgttGCAGATGAGACTTTACTCGTCGCTGTTGGAGACCACGGCCTCTCCATCGCAGAGCGAAGAAGCATCACTCCGTATAGCAACCCACACGTTGCAAATTACCACGTGCCGCTGGTTCTATCGCATCCCAAGCTTCCAAGCATTACCATCGATGACCCGGTCACCTCCATACAAATTCTGCCAACCATTCTggatcttctccttgagaCTAAGTCTCTCGCAAAATccgaggcagaggcagtgCGCGACATGATCCAAAACTATGAGGGCCAATCCCTCTTACGGCCACTGCAAAAATTTTCTGAGATCAATGGACAAGGAGGCTGGCAGCATACAGTTATGAATCCCGGCGGCTCAACAGTCTCTGTTCGGGACGCTCGCCAGCCCAACTGGCGACTGATTGTGCCCGTCTTCGGAAACTACGAATGGAGGTTTACAAACCTAGAAACAGATCCGCACGAAGACGCTCCGTTGGTGTCATACGACTTTAAAACTCTCTTGCGTATCGTGCAGGAAGCATTTGGGCCTGAGGCCGCGACGTGGGTGAAAGAGGCTGCAACCGTTACTCGGTGGTGGACAGACGAAAATTATAAGCGCTGGCGCTacaataaataa